Part of the Lotus japonicus ecotype B-129 chromosome 6, LjGifu_v1.2 genome, GGAAATACTTACCATGTTGAAGTGAGGGTTGAGCCAAATGAAGTGCGTTTTGAAGGAGGATTTGATACTATACGCGAAACACATAGTTGTTTGGCACTTCCTTCATACTGTTTAGTTTTGTTCGGGGAACCAACTTCGATGTCCGCATATTTCATCATGATGTTGTGGAAGTTGATTATCCAGAATTTAATCAAGCACCTCCTCAGAATGAAGTATTTTTGTGGACTGCATACCTCTCCTCACCATTATGTCGGGGTAATCAACCACTGGTAATCTATATCTATctcttttcaaaattttaatcttgcttaaaattaaaaacatatcttTCCAACACTGTTCTCTTTGATTTGTAGCTGATACCTGCATCAGTTGTGTTTGATTACCTTGACCACCGCCCCCCAACGATAAACATGAGATTACCTAATAGAACTAATCAGGAATGACAACTCATTTGGGACCGGAAGATGGTTCGAAAGTGTATGATGGGTGTTGGGTGGTACCAATTATGCAGGGCCAAAAAATTCAACTTAAATGATCAACTACATTTCTAGAAACTCCCACAGAATGACACATTCAAAGTTGTTGTTATTCGCCACTGATTAGCGTCGCTTAGGACATGCCTATGTGGGAAAGCTCTAGCTACCAAGTGTCTTTCTTAAGCATAATTGTGTATCTCTTTATTATAGCACTACCTACCTGGTTCCTATGTTTGCTGTTGTATATTTCCATTGTCAAAGCTTTGATAATGTCAAATATATGATGTCCATGAACTTGTGTTATTATGTTGTTAAGTCTTTCTGCATTTTAATGTTATCTATGTACAAGTAGGTGTTTGCTGTTTAACTGTGGAGAAAAGCACCCACGGAAGTTTGTTCAGATTTTTCTCTTAGATGAGCAGATCCAATAAGCCATGGAAGTattgttttcaaattttgttACTACATTTTCATTAACTCGTAATTGAGTTACTTGTCAATTTTTTATAAGGttgatcatttttttttctttcaagatACTATCTCCCACcaaagaacaaatcagaaaaaaaaaagtgtaataTTAGTAGCGTCCGATTATTTGCACTGGGTGGAATTGAAAAGAGTATATCCCTATAACACTTATACTTATTTGTATTTAGTCTACATCTAAACAGTTTCTGGAATAAGGACATGAAAACAGAGCATGATCCCATGTCTTGTGTATTTCACTATTTCGTTTCACATCTCAGCATGTGTAGAAAAAACTGttttatatatgtataaattttttttgacaggGTTTCATTTTATATATGCAATAAAAACAATTGATGGTGGATTAGAAGGGGCAATTCATCTTTGGATTTTAACATTTAAATGCGCCTTAAAGAGTGCATTTGATCAACCCTTTTTGTCAACACAGAATTGGGCATGAACCTCTCAAATAGGTAAGCCAAAACAGGAGGGTTGTGTGTACTAATTTTTTCTTGCTTTTTCGTATAAACATGCACTTATATAGTAGTAAATACAACATAAAAAACGAGTACAACTATGCAAAATGTTTAAGTTATTATAAACAGATGTTAAAATAAACCcttcgtgcatcgcacgggaatAATCCTAGTTAATAAAAGCAACTGGTTACTTCATTTCTGTATTTTTAGCAATTTATTGTATATTGATCTTGTAGCATTCTTTCCAATCAAGGTTGTTAATGTTCATGAGAAGGGAGCCCGGAAGCATCCCAGAGTGACAATATTCAGGTATATTATCATATTATGTAACATTAATCTTTGAGGCTTGAGCCTTACAGTTTCAGTTATTTAAATgttggctaaaaagcacttttggcccctgatgtttcaagtttgtgcaaattttgcCCATACACTATTTTTgttgatgtttctacccctcatgttctCAAACAGTGCAgcgtctacccctccgttagTCAGACGTCAAAAAACTAACGGCACTAatttgactttttaaaaaatattttttggacctaccacgtggaaattacaagtgaaattggaaaaaaggggtatgggagattcaaactcaagacctgtaagtagcaaaacatgcatttaaccagttcagttacatacataattgatatatacatcaagcaaatttaatttatattatttctttgatcatcatcaacttcatatactcatcttcatctctccaatctagttaggaacctctcctgagaaagcctgactgacggaggggtagacggtgcactgtttgaaaacatgaggggtagaaacgtcgacaaaaatagagtaggggtagaatttgcacaaacttgaaatatcatgggccaaaaatgcttttttgCCTTAAATGTTTGTAGGGACTATCAATCTATCAGATACGTTATGGTACTGCTATATGGGTACAAAATCACATTCTAGAATTTAATAAGTTTTGTTGTTTTGAACCTTTTATTGAATTATTTTGGTCCTTTTTTCCTCCTTTTCCCCCAGCTTGTTTATATGTTTTTGTATCTGTGCACTCTGGGTTGGTTAAATTTCTTGTCTGGTATAGCATATATAACTATCATCTGTAGGGACATCTGTCATTTTCGTTATATTTATAACTATTGTTCCATCTGTATCAGATTGACACAAAGAATATACTTTTCATTTGTGGAGGAGCTTTGTTGACTTAGAGAAGACAATCTCAGACAGGTTGCCCAAATCCTGAAAAGTTTATGTTAGCAACGTTAATAATATGGTGTGTGAAGTGTTTCTATAACTAGTAACTCTTTTTACTCCCTTTCAGGCGTCAAGATTCTTCTATTGGATTTGGGGCACCTGTACGTGCAAAAATGGGGACTGGTGGTGTCATGGATTCTGATATTGCGTCATCATTATTAGAAACTGTAAGTTTCACGTGACAAATCTTGTTAGGATGCGGGCTTTATTTATCTTCTAGATTCAAGTTGGATTCTTACATCATTGAAAggataatgtttcatccacacctctcttttgaggtggagaggcggaatggtgagagagataggaagaaaagaaaaagtaagagagagaaaatatgagatgtgatagatgataagatgagagagatagaaataaaaagaggtgaaaatgaagtgtttaaaaaatgaggtgtgtatatatcattactctcaTGGAAATTCATTTTTGGCAGGTTGAAAGTAGTGATCTAATTGCGTATGGTTTAATACCTGAGTTTGTTGGGCGGTTGCCGATCCTTGTCAGTTTGTCAGCTTTAACTGAAAATCAACTTACTCAAGTAGGCTGTATGCGTGGAACCATACAACTTGGTCACTCAAAAAAATTGTACTTTTGATGTTATTTATCATTTCACTGTGTTTACAACTGAATGATGTAGTGGATTAAGTATCTAATCTAGTTATTGATAGCAACATTAAATGAGATAGTGAGAAAGTCAGAACTAGCATTCTCATAAGACGTTTCGATAGAACTGGAATTTCTTTGATGCTTTCCTCAGTCAGTTATCCCTTCATTAGTCTGTTAAAGTGTTCTGTTAATTGTATCTAAAAGGGTTTTATTTGGAACTTAACTACTCATTTTTCTTGCCACCTAATGCCAATCAAAATCAATGCttttaactttattttttattcttactATGTTCCGTAGGTCCTCACAGAACCGAAGAATGCCCTTGGGAATCAATACAAGAAGATGTTCCAAATCAATGGAGTAAGTTACAAGTCTCAACCTTTTCCCTTGTCTGTTTTTCAGATAACATGTTTTTTCTCTAGTAGTTTAAGCTCAAGGCTGTAACAGCGGACCTGATATTACATCTTGACTCAAAATTTTAAGCCATGGGGGTCTATGGTTCTTTCTACTGACGAACTGTTTCTTGCTTTTTCATGCTAATTTTAAGGAATAGGAACTGAAAACAAAATGGAATAAGGGAATTGATTGCtaatttataatttgaattttgGGATGGGAATGTCTGTTCTGACAACAAATTGACATGAACTTTGTTTTTCAGGTAAAGCTACATTTTACACAAAGCGCTATAATGGATTTAGCAGAAGATGGACATGACAACAGAGTTAGGAGCTACATTAGTTGGGAAGATTTGAAGGTGGATGAGCAAAGCTTAGCCTTGAAGTCCAACAATGATGTTAGAGTTATCATGGTTGATCAGCATGGAAGGGAACATTCAAAAACTGTTCAAGGTGCAGTGGATATGGTTCCAGATCACAACACAAAAAGGGTCAAAATCTACATGTTCCCAGGGGTTTACAGGTCAAAATCTACATTTTtcagaattttttattttcttttactttcatCACCTTCAGGTTCTAAATTGCGGTCCGCAACCACAATTGCGGAGCCCTCACAACTGCATCACGACGGTAATTGCGGCCCTTTCAACCTGCATTTGCTCGCAATTCTACAATGCAGCCGCCGCAACAACAATTTGAAACCCTGATCACCTTTCTGTCACTGTCTAGTTCTAGTCAAAAGCATTTGTTTTTCATTCTTTACCTTAATTTTCAATGTTTTATACTTACTCCTTACCTTATCatgaaaaaatcacttttatgtttttttcaCCATTATTTATATGTAAGTTGTGCAGAGAAAAAGTGCTTGTGCCAAAAACCAAGCGTTATATATCATTTATAGGTAAAAGAAATCAAACAGAAAGTGCTGTGATTATTTGGAATAGCAAATTATCAGATAAAGGTCCAAATGGCCAAGCATTAGGCACTTATGGCTCAGCAACTGTAGAAGTAGAATCCGATTATTAAAAAGCTTTTTTATGCATTCAATCATGTAATGCAGAACATTTATAAGTAAGGTGGTGGAGCTCAGAGGGCACGGCTGTGCTGTGCTCTATCAAATTTACATGTCTTGGCCGTGCCAACACCCTACACGCCCGTGGGGGCTAATTCAATTGTCACGACTATTCTACTTAAGAGGCAAAGTCGTGCATACTTTCCTGGCAGAGAGCCCGTTCCTcccataattatttttataaaaggaGGGTTTGAGGCCAAGGTAGAACATAAGTTTAAGGAGGCTATCAAGGAACAGTGCCATCACACGAGAAAAGAGCTTTGGAGAAGAAGAGAGATAAGACAGCAAGATTGAAGACTCTGCATTTTCAATTCTCTGTAAGATGTTAGATACTAGAAATTATGTGATGTATTGCTTTATGATTATGAGTAGCTAAACATCCTCTCTCAAGGTTGCAATGTAGGAAATAATTTGAACCCATTTTTTATGTAATTTCTATTTCGTTTATAATTTGTGTATTCTCTTTATGTGATTAATCCTGTACGAAGTAACTAATCGTATCAATATAGGGTAGTTTACTCCTGGCGGGGGGATTAGTATATGGAATGTTTAAGAGAATAAAGTGTAGAGAATTAGTTTTGGTGCGCTTCTTGTGAAGGTATTAGGATTAGTTTTCGTATGCTTTCAACCAGGCTATGATTATGTAGTGAAATACCTCTTAGGTAGCTTCTCCATTTTAGTCCCTATTCAAACAATTAAAAAGGCAACTATCAGATAATAGCTACTTACAGAAAACCCAAGTAATCTCTGATCTACTATAATTTTGTCTATGGAGGCATGGCATCATACTGTGAAATGTCCAAAGTATCCCTACCAAGACTTACAAAGCCATTGCAACCTTCTTTTGGGGCATTCTTTCATATTTAACCCGCAAGTTCTAAACATGGAAACTTTACTTTAAAATCAAGACCAAATATAAAAGGAAAACGatacaaatattttttattataaccACAGTATAGCTATC contains:
- the LOC130726563 gene encoding uncharacterized protein LOC130726563 isoform X2, translated to MHQIQWHHPTLQPAGPNSIQSVVETSKSMDSTLSANWTAHMASYLTETQVKQQRELCPFPFLIHMTLLSIFHDYVVVPRRFIRNHPHVLDAAEVVLSDPNGNTYHVEVRVEPNEVRFEGGFDTIRETHSCLALPSYCLVLFGEPTSMSAYFIMMLWKLIIQNLIKHLLRMKYFCGLHTSPHHYVGLIPASVVFDYLDHRPPTINMRLPNRTNQE
- the LOC130726563 gene encoding uncharacterized protein LOC130726563 isoform X1 — encoded protein: MHQIQWHHPTLQPAGPNSIQSVVETSKSMDSTLSANWTAHMASYLTETQQVKQQRELCPFPFLIHMTLLSIFHDYVVVPRRFIRNHPHVLDAAEVVLSDPNGNTYHVEVRVEPNEVRFEGGFDTIRETHSCLALPSYCLVLFGEPTSMSAYFIMMLWKLIIQNLIKHLLRMKYFCGLHTSPHHYVGLIPASVVFDYLDHRPPTINMRLPNRTNQE